The following proteins are co-located in the Microbulbifer sp. VAAF005 genome:
- a CDS encoding MotA/TolQ/ExbB proton channel family protein, with amino-acid sequence MGFFNNVIEFFQTGGTFMYPILVVAALGGAVAIERFIRLHLERRSNRNMWDKLQPVLASGDFDRARNLVKQDESSVSKLLSMGLARQGAVRRREDIEIAMEESMMEITPQLEKRTPYVALFSNIATLLGLLGTIMGLIEAFTAVANANPAEKADLLSASISVAMNTTAFGLMTGIPLLIVHALLNSLTGEIIDSLEMVSVKASNLIDGATRRRFEVEPAKSKPSSEKTAPAKTNPVAQQAETA; translated from the coding sequence ATGGGCTTTTTCAATAACGTCATCGAGTTTTTCCAGACGGGCGGTACTTTTATGTACCCGATTCTCGTGGTTGCCGCACTGGGTGGTGCTGTGGCTATCGAGCGCTTTATCCGCCTGCATTTGGAGCGCCGCAGCAACCGCAATATGTGGGATAAGCTGCAGCCTGTATTAGCTTCGGGAGACTTCGATCGCGCTCGCAACCTGGTAAAACAGGACGAGTCCAGTGTGAGTAAATTACTGTCTATGGGGCTGGCCCGGCAGGGGGCTGTTCGCCGTCGTGAAGATATCGAAATCGCGATGGAAGAGAGCATGATGGAGATTACTCCACAGCTGGAAAAGCGCACCCCTTACGTCGCTTTGTTTTCCAATATCGCAACTTTGCTCGGGCTTCTGGGAACCATTATGGGTCTGATCGAAGCCTTTACAGCGGTAGCCAATGCCAACCCGGCAGAAAAGGCAGACTTGCTCTCCGCCAGTATTTCCGTGGCGATGAACACCACCGCCTTTGGTCTGATGACTGGTATCCCGTTGTTGATTGTCCACGCACTGCTGAACTCACTCACCGGTGAAATTATCGATAGCCTGGAGATGGTCTCAGTAAAAGCATCCAACCTGATTGATGGTGCAACCCGTCGCCGTTTTGAAGTGGAGCCCGCAAAATCCAAGCCGTCTAGTGAAAAAACTGCCCCAGCTAAAACCAATCCAGTAGCACAGCAAGCGGAAACTGCGTAA
- a CDS encoding biopolymer transporter ExbD: MRRRRHGRDKEAPELDITAFLNLMVVLVPFLLVSAVFSRVTILELNMPSGAGGGAPDDPTVTVEVVVREQAVEISDGEKVIARFPNLNIDGEGENAPIEAPVGADTEQTEILAVLPTAEVYDLKKLTQFLLEVKASYPEKTDSIILMEPTIAYEHLVGIMDTVRGAEVRVEGSDPSDLDAVEKVVLFPDISIGDAP; this comes from the coding sequence ATGAGAAGGCGGCGCCACGGGCGGGATAAAGAAGCTCCTGAGCTGGATATCACCGCTTTCTTGAATTTGATGGTGGTATTGGTGCCTTTTCTATTGGTATCGGCGGTATTTTCGCGGGTGACAATTCTCGAACTGAATATGCCGAGTGGTGCCGGTGGTGGAGCACCGGATGATCCCACGGTTACGGTGGAGGTAGTTGTGCGAGAACAGGCCGTGGAAATCAGTGATGGTGAAAAGGTTATCGCACGTTTCCCCAACCTGAATATCGATGGCGAGGGTGAAAATGCTCCTATTGAGGCTCCCGTTGGAGCAGATACAGAACAGACTGAGATTCTCGCTGTGCTGCCCACAGCAGAAGTGTATGACCTTAAAAAGCTCACGCAGTTCTTGTTGGAAGTTAAGGCCAGTTATCCGGAAAAAACTGATTCCATCATCCTGATGGAGCCCACAATCGCCTATGAGCATTTGGTGGGCATTATGGATACTGTGCGCGGAGCTGAAGTACGGGTTGAGGGGAGTGATCCCAGTGATCTGGATGCGGTGGAAAAGGTGGTTTTATTTCCTGATATTTCCATAGGGGATGCGCCATGA
- a CDS encoding AgmX/PglI C-terminal domain-containing protein — protein MSNFLQQQQAVGEALEAVRHRMQLLEDERQRIEEKLAELQDQGSKYQLLDEISERLRKLEDAGAGEMFWAEDYRENASAQVIARIGQSTRSFNEGMEQLRGERSALQGGIADCQEEIFALDERADELRREEEESKFEFEITREFEQPSFRPMVMPWHKQGEDEKRFRRCVFVSLFFAALLGYLIPLYTVPKPETQIVEIPERLAKLVIEKKTKPKPPPEPEKSKPKKEEKKPEKKPEQKVAKQDPKPSKAEKKQARKKAERSGVLAFKDNFQDLIQDDLDNRLGQQTQLSTAGKKENRSQRSLITAASTAGSGGINTAELSRNVGGSGSDLGGVAFARVESSIGTEGDFAGEDSPLSDGAGPSRTDEEIQIVFDRYKATLYRIYNRELRNNPALQGKMVLKITIEPSGSVSAVSVDSSDVDSPSLNAKIVARVKRFNFGEKAGVPTITILYPIDFFPPT, from the coding sequence GTGAGTAATTTTCTTCAACAACAGCAGGCGGTAGGCGAAGCGCTTGAAGCGGTTCGCCATCGCATGCAGCTGCTCGAGGATGAGCGGCAACGAATCGAAGAGAAGCTGGCTGAATTACAGGACCAGGGGTCCAAGTACCAGTTGCTCGACGAGATTTCAGAACGTCTGCGCAAGCTTGAGGATGCTGGCGCGGGAGAAATGTTCTGGGCCGAAGATTATCGGGAGAATGCTTCAGCGCAAGTTATTGCGCGGATCGGCCAATCGACACGCAGTTTCAATGAGGGCATGGAGCAATTGCGCGGTGAGCGCAGTGCTTTGCAGGGCGGAATAGCCGATTGCCAGGAAGAGATCTTTGCGCTGGATGAGCGCGCGGATGAGCTGCGCCGTGAGGAGGAAGAGTCCAAGTTCGAATTTGAGATAACGAGGGAATTCGAACAACCTAGTTTCCGCCCTATGGTGATGCCATGGCATAAGCAGGGTGAGGACGAAAAGCGATTTCGTCGCTGTGTTTTTGTTTCGCTGTTTTTCGCCGCACTGTTGGGCTACCTGATTCCTTTGTATACCGTGCCCAAGCCTGAAACCCAGATAGTGGAGATTCCTGAGCGCCTGGCCAAGCTGGTTATTGAGAAGAAAACCAAGCCCAAGCCACCGCCAGAGCCAGAAAAATCCAAGCCTAAAAAAGAGGAGAAAAAACCGGAGAAGAAGCCTGAGCAGAAGGTGGCCAAACAGGATCCGAAACCTTCCAAGGCGGAGAAAAAGCAGGCGCGCAAAAAAGCTGAGCGATCCGGTGTTCTCGCCTTTAAGGATAACTTCCAGGACCTGATACAGGATGATCTGGATAACCGCCTCGGCCAGCAAACCCAGCTGAGCACGGCCGGTAAAAAAGAGAACCGCAGTCAGCGCTCACTGATCACTGCAGCATCTACCGCAGGTAGTGGTGGTATCAACACAGCAGAGCTGAGTCGTAATGTGGGTGGATCTGGTTCGGACTTGGGTGGCGTTGCCTTTGCGCGAGTGGAAAGCTCTATCGGGACTGAAGGTGACTTTGCCGGTGAGGATAGTCCTCTTAGCGATGGCGCTGGACCGTCGCGGACGGACGAAGAAATCCAGATCGTTTTCGATCGCTACAAGGCTACCTTGTACCGTATTTACAATCGTGAACTGCGTAATAATCCCGCACTGCAAGGCAAGATGGTGTTGAAGATTACTATCGAGCCCAGCGGATCGGTTTCTGCTGTGAGTGTAGATTCCAGTGATGTGGATTCGCCGTCACTCAATGCAAAAATTGTGGCTAGGGTCAAACGGTTTAACTTTGGTGAGAAGGCTGGAGTGCCGACAATCACTATTCTTTACCCAATTGACTTCTTCCCTCCTACCTAG
- a CDS encoding biopolymer transporter ExbD: protein MRNESRRMKRMARSHKRKKTSGMNLTSLMDVFTILVFFLLTNTSSNEALEPPKVITLPDSVVETKPRETVTLMVTNDEILVESNSVIATSEVLESEETIIAAIKEAMVAELAKAIGVAQASADSGEGGVEGGQEPEPPEVNILADRGIPFSLLKKVMSSCTDAGYTKVSLAVIQKASQG from the coding sequence ATGAGAAATGAAAGCCGACGCATGAAGCGTATGGCGCGAAGTCATAAGCGCAAGAAAACCTCAGGTATGAACCTGACTTCCCTGATGGATGTTTTTACGATCCTGGTATTTTTCCTGCTGACTAATACCTCCAGCAATGAAGCGCTGGAGCCCCCCAAGGTGATTACCTTACCGGACTCAGTGGTGGAGACTAAACCTCGGGAAACGGTGACCTTGATGGTGACCAATGATGAAATCCTGGTGGAGTCTAACTCGGTAATTGCCACTTCCGAAGTGTTGGAAAGTGAGGAAACCATTATTGCGGCCATTAAGGAAGCGATGGTTGCAGAGCTGGCCAAGGCAATTGGTGTTGCCCAGGCCTCGGCAGATTCAGGTGAGGGCGGCGTCGAGGGAGGCCAGGAACCGGAACCACCGGAGGTCAATATTCTCGCGGACAGAGGCATTCCGTTCAGTTTGCTGAAAAAGGTGATGTCCAGCTGTACAGACGCTGGCTATACCAAAGTTTCACTGGCGGTTATTCAGAAAGCATCTCAGGGTTAA